A section of the Candidatus Paceibacterota bacterium genome encodes:
- a CDS encoding two-component regulator propeller domain-containing protein, translating into MSGPFSRRRWLCVAVLAFSTCAYPLPGALAADTANPGNPVPDTSPFVVRNWRVEDGLPHNSVNAILQTRDGYLWLATNDGLARFDGVHFTVFGLQEGLPSLRALALLEDRRGALWIGTGQGVCRLQNGRFEAWTAQNGLAGNEVTSLAQDSAGAIWIGTPTGLSRWLDGQLRTFGKVEGLNDKRVRALTALQEGGVLVSMFYEGLFQWDGNRFVQLPKQTDVSSAPPGCLLQDRKGSIWAGLARGIVLCRTEGKWRQYGREQGLPPNNILRLVEAADGIIWAAAGNGGLYGLGGGSSAARWQRVTGPGEGAISLCEDREQNLWVGFRARGLARLKPKRISVIPILKGEGEAMPRTLAETPDGCLWVGTSSGGLFRIQDGKLDPFLRGPPVRGFPYVSAVLAAGDDSVWWGAGPALFQWKDGRLLSDYSSEYRSWLREDRIRALCEDRQGGIWVGTQNGQLRLLRAGEFLSFTNAQPAAPITDLLQQADGTLLIGTYGKGLLRLQGGECSPAINHNGPRSLFILALHQDSSGVLWIGTEGGGLMRCEGGRITTLTIRNGLISDTIVQILEDGVGFLWLGSYRGILRLSKLELAEFAEGKTAFVHPLLLSQSDGLPSEQCMLGFNAGLRTRGGLLHFSTSRGIVVVNPTQPRTNSSAPAVWLEKVLVDGAVYHARIQPGSVPTAPAGKAGELAPRENLKLPPGKRRLEFIYTGLSLGAPENIRFRYRLDGLDDRWFEAGKERSVSYSLLPAGRYRFHVTACDNPGIWNDQGASMAFEVEPFFWQTWWFRLGLLGVLAASLVATVRYISFRRLRLRLHRLEQEAAVQRERARIAKDLHDDLGAHLSQIAMLSELAQSDLHKPEQAHGHIDLIFRTARSVTRALDEIVWAVNPRNDSLDRFAAHICTFAPEFLRAAGISCRLDVPMDLPAIVLPANVRHHCYLAFKEALNNVAKHAGATEVWLRLQLGPRELSLVIEDNGRGFTPGTGGAPGEDGLANLRQRMSDIGGRFEQHSEPGQGTGTRLVAPLEFSAYA; encoded by the coding sequence ATGTCCGGACCCTTCAGCCGCCGCCGCTGGCTCTGCGTGGCTGTGCTGGCATTCAGCACCTGCGCATATCCACTTCCCGGCGCATTGGCGGCCGACACGGCCAATCCGGGAAATCCTGTACCTGACACTTCGCCGTTTGTGGTGCGGAACTGGAGAGTCGAGGACGGCCTGCCTCACAATTCTGTCAACGCGATCCTGCAAACCCGCGACGGTTACTTGTGGCTGGCCACCAATGACGGACTGGCCCGGTTTGATGGGGTTCATTTTACCGTGTTCGGCCTCCAAGAGGGGCTGCCCAGCCTGCGGGCTTTGGCGCTGCTGGAGGATCGGCGCGGGGCGCTGTGGATCGGCACCGGCCAGGGAGTCTGCCGATTGCAGAACGGACGGTTCGAGGCCTGGACGGCCCAGAACGGTTTGGCGGGCAACGAAGTCACTTCGCTGGCCCAAGACTCCGCCGGGGCAATCTGGATCGGCACCCCCACTGGCTTGAGCCGCTGGCTGGACGGCCAGTTGCGCACGTTTGGCAAGGTCGAAGGCCTCAATGACAAACGGGTCCGGGCGCTGACGGCGCTGCAAGAAGGGGGCGTTCTGGTTTCGATGTTCTATGAAGGCCTGTTTCAATGGGACGGAAACAGGTTCGTGCAATTGCCAAAACAAACGGACGTTTCAAGTGCGCCGCCCGGCTGCCTCTTGCAGGATCGAAAGGGCAGTATCTGGGCGGGTCTGGCTAGGGGAATTGTGCTCTGTCGCACCGAGGGAAAATGGCGTCAATACGGTCGAGAGCAAGGTTTGCCTCCGAACAACATTCTGCGCCTGGTTGAAGCGGCGGATGGAATCATATGGGCGGCCGCAGGCAACGGCGGCCTTTATGGACTGGGTGGCGGCAGCTCCGCCGCTCGCTGGCAGCGGGTTACTGGCCCAGGCGAAGGAGCCATATCCCTGTGTGAGGATCGCGAGCAGAACCTGTGGGTAGGCTTCCGCGCCCGGGGCTTGGCGCGGCTGAAGCCCAAGCGAATATCGGTCATCCCCATCCTGAAGGGGGAAGGCGAAGCCATGCCAAGAACGCTGGCCGAAACGCCGGATGGCTGTTTGTGGGTCGGCACCAGCAGCGGCGGTCTGTTTCGCATTCAGGATGGCAAGCTCGATCCCTTCCTGCGCGGGCCGCCCGTCCGGGGGTTCCCCTATGTCAGCGCGGTGTTGGCCGCCGGAGATGACAGCGTGTGGTGGGGCGCCGGCCCGGCTCTATTCCAATGGAAGGACGGGCGGCTGCTTTCCGACTACAGTTCGGAATACAGGTCGTGGCTGCGAGAGGACCGCATCCGGGCTTTATGCGAAGACCGGCAGGGTGGAATCTGGGTCGGAACGCAGAACGGCCAGCTTCGGCTGCTGCGCGCGGGAGAATTCCTGTCCTTCACTAATGCGCAACCGGCCGCTCCGATTACGGATCTGTTGCAGCAGGCCGATGGGACCCTGCTGATCGGCACGTATGGCAAAGGGCTCTTGCGGCTTCAGGGCGGGGAATGTTCACCGGCAATAAACCATAATGGGCCGCGAAGCCTTTTCATCCTGGCCTTGCACCAGGATTCGAGTGGAGTGCTTTGGATTGGCACTGAGGGAGGCGGGTTGATGCGGTGCGAGGGAGGCCGAATCACCACTCTTACGATCCGGAACGGGCTGATCAGTGATACCATCGTGCAGATCCTGGAGGACGGCGTCGGATTCCTCTGGCTAGGCTCCTACCGGGGAATCCTGCGGCTCAGCAAGCTGGAGTTGGCCGAGTTTGCGGAAGGCAAGACCGCTTTCGTACATCCGCTCCTTCTCAGCCAGTCGGATGGCCTCCCCTCGGAGCAATGCATGTTGGGCTTTAATGCCGGCCTCAGAACGCGCGGCGGCTTGCTCCACTTTTCCACCAGCCGCGGCATTGTGGTTGTCAACCCAACCCAACCCAGGACTAATTCGTCCGCGCCCGCAGTCTGGCTGGAGAAAGTGCTCGTGGACGGCGCGGTTTATCATGCGAGAATCCAGCCCGGGAGTGTTCCCACGGCACCGGCAGGCAAGGCGGGTGAGTTGGCGCCAAGGGAGAACCTGAAGCTCCCACCTGGAAAGAGGCGGTTGGAGTTTATCTACACCGGCCTTAGCCTTGGCGCGCCGGAGAATATCCGTTTCCGCTACCGGCTCGATGGACTCGATGACCGTTGGTTCGAAGCAGGCAAGGAGCGCTCGGTCTCCTACTCGCTGCTACCTGCCGGACGCTACCGGTTCCACGTGACCGCCTGCGACAACCCCGGAATCTGGAATGACCAGGGGGCGAGTATGGCCTTTGAGGTCGAACCTTTCTTCTGGCAGACTTGGTGGTTCCGTTTGGGCTTGCTCGGGGTTTTGGCGGCGAGCCTCGTTGCCACGGTCCGCTACATTTCCTTCCGCCGGCTGCGTCTGCGCCTGCACCGGCTGGAGCAAGAAGCCGCGGTGCAGAGAGAGCGCGCCCGGATTGCCAAGGACCTGCACGATGATCTGGGAGCGCACCTGAGCCAGATCGCCATGCTGAGTGAGTTGGCGCAAAGCGACCTTCATAAGCCGGAGCAGGCCCACGGACATATTGATCTGATCTTTCGCACCGCACGGTCGGTCACACGCGCGTTGGACGAGATTGTCTGGGCGGTCAATCCGCGCAACGACAGCCTGGATCGTTTCGCGGCGCATATCTGCACCTTCGCTCCGGAGTTCCTGCGGGCGGCTGGCATAAGCTGCCGGCTGGATGTGCCGATGGATCTGCCAGCCATCGTGCTGCCGGCCAACGTGCGCCACCACTGTTACCTGGCGTTCAAGGAAGCGCTCAACAACGTGGCCAAGCATGCCGGGGCGACCGAGGTCTGGTTGCGGCTCCAATTGGGCCCACGGGAACTCTCCCTGGTTATCGAAGACAACGGACGAGGGTTTACTCCGGGCACGGGAGGCGCGCCCGGAGAAGACGGACTGGCCAACCTGCGCCAGCGGATGAGCGACATCGGCGGACGCTTTGAGCAACACAGTGAGCCTGGACAAGGAACCGGCACCCGGCTTGTCGCGCCGCTGGAGTTCAGCGCGTATGCATGA
- a CDS encoding response regulator transcription factor translates to MAPIEPMPISVAIVEDDGPLRASLSGILERAPDCRCVGVFASAEEALSEMPALSPQVVLMDINLPGMDGVQCVRRLAELVPKAQILMLTVHEDTDTIFESLSAGAAGYLLKPVRAAELLAAVKDVYAGGAPMTSNIARKVVQSFKRAGAGPDSGKQLSPRERDVLDYLVKGYSYKEVAEQMGISYSTVHTHIEHIYHKLHVQSRAQAVAKYLRV, encoded by the coding sequence ATGGCACCTATTGAACCCATGCCTATATCGGTGGCGATAGTAGAGGACGACGGGCCGCTGCGGGCCAGCCTTTCGGGCATCCTGGAGCGCGCACCGGATTGCCGTTGTGTCGGCGTGTTTGCCAGCGCGGAGGAGGCGCTCTCCGAAATGCCCGCCCTGTCCCCGCAGGTCGTTCTCATGGATATCAACCTGCCGGGCATGGACGGGGTCCAATGTGTCCGGCGGTTGGCTGAGCTCGTCCCAAAGGCGCAGATCCTTATGCTGACCGTTCACGAGGACACAGACACCATTTTCGAGTCGCTGTCCGCCGGTGCGGCGGGTTACCTCCTCAAGCCGGTTAGGGCCGCCGAGCTGCTGGCAGCCGTGAAGGATGTTTATGCCGGCGGCGCGCCGATGACCAGTAACATTGCCCGCAAAGTGGTGCAGTCATTCAAGCGCGCAGGCGCCGGCCCGGACAGCGGCAAGCAACTCTCTCCCCGCGAACGCGACGTGCTCGACTATTTGGTGAAAGGCTATAGCTACAAGGAAGTTGCAGAACAGATGGGTATCAGCTACAGCACGGTGCACACGCATATCGAGCATATCTATCACAAGCTGCACGTTCAATCGCGGGCGCAAGCGGTAGCCAAATACCTGCGTGTCTAG
- a CDS encoding DUF4838 domain-containing protein — MKLRLTFQTLVVANLACASAQAEWVNTLKPPGKPAGRITVAKSGRPQGVIQLPDRPTPQETNAAAQLQFWIKEITGATLAINPGKARGSLIAIRTDASLGDEGYGIGVNRGQIILSGGKTRGVMNAVYALLEEDLGCRFYADDSVRLPRAGTLVIAPVARRYVPRLKIRDPFYACAFDPVWSLRNRANAPSAAVPEELGGRVDYDGMFVHTHGQILPPDKYLKEHPDYFAQQADGNRTPAQLCATHPEVVRIAIDYVRKVLKENPDTEILSVSKNDCQVSCLCERCKELRAAEGSDMANQLFLVNQVAAAIEQEHPDVIIDTLAYLETIQVPKTVRPRKNVAIRLCNDSVGAWSRPFTPAEKCDVAKLASAWGAVHNRIYIWDYNVNFSHYLAPMPNLDVMAANIRFWIQHNAEGVMLQGGYQGPAERDQMKCWVTAKLLWNPSWDEQALARDFVQGHYGKAASAILDYEALLEKTKTDHARDLASPAGGIRYPMDAPFFDKDFVTQATDIFARAKTLAGGEAELLRRVERAELPILYVKCVRGPGFVGDSYAQVVAEFERIARREKVRFLQEGGTDFEAKLAGYKNQIRKPATGL; from the coding sequence ATGAAACTGCGCCTTACGTTCCAGACCCTCGTCGTCGCCAATTTGGCTTGCGCAAGCGCGCAAGCTGAATGGGTCAACACGCTCAAACCGCCGGGGAAGCCCGCTGGCAGGATCACAGTGGCGAAATCCGGCAGGCCCCAAGGGGTCATCCAGCTCCCGGATCGCCCCACGCCGCAGGAAACCAATGCTGCCGCCCAGCTCCAGTTCTGGATTAAGGAGATTACGGGCGCGACGCTCGCCATCAATCCCGGCAAGGCGCGCGGCAGCCTCATCGCCATCCGCACCGATGCCTCGCTCGGGGATGAGGGCTACGGCATTGGTGTCAACCGCGGCCAGATCATCCTCTCGGGCGGCAAGACCCGCGGCGTTATGAATGCGGTTTATGCGCTGCTGGAGGAAGACCTTGGCTGCCGTTTCTACGCTGACGATTCCGTTCGGCTGCCCCGGGCCGGAACGCTGGTCATCGCTCCGGTTGCGCGCCGTTACGTGCCAAGACTGAAGATTCGCGATCCGTTCTACGCCTGCGCTTTCGACCCGGTCTGGTCTCTGCGCAACCGGGCGAACGCTCCCAGCGCTGCGGTTCCCGAGGAATTGGGCGGCCGCGTGGACTATGACGGCATGTTTGTCCACACTCATGGACAGATCCTGCCTCCGGACAAGTATCTCAAGGAACACCCGGACTACTTCGCGCAGCAAGCCGACGGCAACCGCACCCCCGCCCAGCTTTGCGCGACTCACCCCGAGGTGGTGCGGATCGCGATTGACTACGTGCGCAAGGTGCTCAAGGAGAATCCCGACACCGAAATCCTCAGCGTTTCCAAGAATGACTGTCAGGTAAGCTGCCTCTGCGAGCGCTGCAAGGAGCTGCGTGCGGCAGAGGGGTCCGACATGGCCAACCAGTTATTCCTCGTCAACCAGGTGGCCGCGGCCATCGAGCAGGAGCACCCTGATGTCATCATAGACACGCTGGCCTACCTGGAGACGATCCAGGTGCCGAAGACCGTGCGTCCCCGCAAGAACGTCGCCATTCGGCTCTGCAACGACTCAGTTGGGGCCTGGTCGCGTCCGTTCACTCCGGCCGAGAAGTGCGACGTGGCGAAGCTCGCCAGCGCCTGGGGCGCCGTTCACAACCGCATCTACATCTGGGACTACAACGTGAACTTCAGCCATTACCTGGCTCCGATGCCGAACCTGGACGTGATGGCTGCCAATATCCGCTTTTGGATTCAGCACAACGCCGAAGGTGTTATGCTGCAAGGGGGCTACCAAGGGCCAGCCGAGCGGGATCAGATGAAGTGCTGGGTGACCGCCAAGCTGCTCTGGAACCCGTCGTGGGACGAGCAGGCGCTGGCGCGGGACTTTGTCCAGGGCCATTACGGCAAGGCCGCTTCCGCGATATTGGATTATGAGGCGTTGCTGGAGAAGACGAAGACCGACCACGCCAGAGATCTAGCCTCGCCTGCGGGGGGCATTCGATACCCGATGGACGCGCCGTTCTTTGACAAGGACTTTGTGACGCAGGCGACGGACATATTTGCCCGCGCCAAGACCTTGGCCGGAGGTGAAGCGGAGCTGCTGCGCCGCGTCGAGCGCGCGGAGTTGCCGATCCTCTATGTAAAGTGTGTGCGCGGCCCGGGATTCGTGGGAGACAGCTATGCGCAGGTGGTGGCCGAGTTTGAACGCATCGCACGGCGCGAGAAGGTCCGGTTCCTGCAAGAAGGCGGTACGGACTTCGAGGCCAAGCTGGCCGGCTACAAGAACCAAATCCGAAAGCCAGCGACCGGACTTTGA
- a CDS encoding sulfatase codes for MSTARNFIIGIMAAVGVIVAGSVASGQAAEVKPPNIVFILIDDLGWADVGCFGSQYYRTPHIDRLAREGMRFTDAYAACAVCSPTRASIMTGKYPARLHLTDWIPGHGDAPKRALRVPKWRMFLPLEEVTIAEALKPAGYVCASIGKWHLGGPRFFPQHQGFDLNVAGGDIGHPASYFWPYEGKTHTVPGLKPGGNPGDYLTDRLTDAAEHFIEQHKKGPFFLYFPHYAVHRPLEAKAEAVTNYKNRAAPGEQTNAVYAAMIESVDDSVGRILRRLDALGIANNTVVVFMSDNGGLWPQSTSNAPLRAGKGYPYEGGIREPLIIKWPGATQPATTCGVPVSSIDFLPTLLEMAGAKLPGPVDGHSLVPLLKQSGSLKREALFWHYPHYWSNDRVRPYGVVRKSDWKLIEHYEDMRVELYNLKDDPGEALDLARERPEKSAELRKLLQNWRRSVDAQMPTPNPDFKPTASSGQAEGP; via the coding sequence ATGAGCACGGCGCGGAACTTCATAATTGGCATTATGGCGGCGGTTGGGGTAATCGTGGCCGGCTCCGTCGCCAGCGGCCAGGCCGCCGAGGTTAAGCCGCCTAACATCGTTTTCATCCTGATTGACGACCTGGGCTGGGCGGATGTCGGGTGCTTTGGCAGCCAGTATTATCGGACTCCACACATTGACCGGTTGGCCAGGGAGGGCATGCGATTCACGGACGCCTACGCGGCGTGCGCGGTCTGCTCGCCGACGCGGGCGAGCATTATGACCGGCAAATACCCGGCGCGGCTCCACCTGACCGATTGGATCCCGGGGCATGGTGATGCTCCGAAACGCGCCTTGCGGGTGCCGAAGTGGCGAATGTTCCTGCCCCTGGAGGAGGTCACCATTGCGGAGGCGCTCAAGCCGGCGGGTTACGTTTGCGCCAGCATTGGCAAATGGCATCTCGGCGGGCCCCGGTTCTTCCCCCAGCACCAAGGCTTCGATCTCAACGTCGCTGGCGGTGACATCGGCCATCCAGCCTCGTACTTCTGGCCGTATGAGGGCAAGACCCACACCGTGCCGGGCCTCAAGCCAGGCGGGAACCCGGGCGATTACTTAACGGACCGCTTGACGGATGCCGCCGAGCATTTCATCGAGCAGCATAAGAAGGGGCCGTTCTTTCTCTACTTCCCCCATTACGCCGTGCACCGGCCGCTGGAGGCCAAGGCCGAGGCCGTCACCAACTACAAGAACCGGGCTGCGCCAGGCGAGCAGACCAATGCGGTCTATGCCGCGATGATCGAAAGCGTGGATGACAGCGTTGGCCGCATCCTGCGCAGGCTCGATGCGCTGGGTATCGCCAACAACACGGTAGTGGTGTTCATGTCCGACAACGGCGGACTCTGGCCCCAATCCACTTCGAACGCGCCGTTGCGCGCCGGCAAGGGATATCCATACGAAGGTGGCATCCGGGAGCCGCTGATTATCAAGTGGCCGGGTGCCACCCAGCCGGCCACAACATGCGGCGTGCCAGTTAGCAGCATTGACTTCCTCCCCACCCTGCTGGAGATGGCCGGCGCCAAACTGCCTGGCCCCGTAGATGGACACAGCCTGGTGCCGTTACTGAAGCAAAGCGGTTCCCTCAAGCGCGAAGCCCTTTTCTGGCACTATCCGCATTACTGGAGCAACGACCGCGTGCGGCCTTATGGCGTCGTGCGCAAGAGCGACTGGAAGCTGATCGAGCATTACGAGGACATGCGCGTGGAGCTTTACAACCTGAAGGACGACCCCGGCGAGGCGCTTGACCTCGCCAGAGAAAGGCCCGAAAAGTCGGCGGAGCTGCGCAAGCTGCTGCAGAACTGGCGCCGATCCGTGGACGCGCAAATGCCCACACCCAATCCCGACTTCAAGCCGACGGCGAGCTCCGGCCAGGCCGAAGGTCCCTGA
- a CDS encoding prepilin-type N-terminal cleavage/methylation domain-containing protein encodes MPREDSEVRLTARSSWRLARGLRGGGAFTLIELLVVIAIIAILAALLLPALAKARSKAQQAQCINNLKQWGVAVVMYAGDNNERFPDNTDAPDLAWLSASMNTNFYPAYLYKNVQGTAGSGQRSRNDLLYCPTDVWRRAYEAGVSAKTLIGYHWLPARAVASTYESFGVKEWFYRRKLGGSYRSAPVMVDAIEHGGVAGQPYWNISLPSINYAGPASSHPGPGGIPTGGSFLFEDGRVEWIKFNGNTNSIAPAAQSGVGLYYCKPVRIGNGPW; translated from the coding sequence ATGCCCAGAGAGGACTCTGAAGTGCGCCTGACGGCACGGTCATCGTGGCGCCTTGCTCGCGGGTTGCGCGGTGGTGGTGCGTTTACCCTTATTGAACTGCTGGTGGTCATCGCCATCATCGCAATCCTGGCGGCGCTGCTGTTGCCGGCGCTCGCAAAGGCCAGGTCCAAGGCTCAGCAAGCGCAGTGTATCAACAATCTCAAGCAATGGGGCGTGGCAGTTGTCATGTACGCCGGTGACAACAATGAGCGCTTTCCCGATAATACCGACGCCCCTGACCTGGCCTGGTTGAGCGCGTCCATGAATACCAACTTTTACCCCGCTTACCTCTACAAGAACGTCCAAGGCACCGCCGGCAGCGGTCAACGCTCCAGGAACGATCTCCTTTATTGCCCGACTGACGTCTGGCGACGGGCATATGAAGCCGGTGTCAGCGCCAAGACGCTGATTGGCTACCACTGGCTGCCGGCACGGGCGGTCGCCTCCACGTACGAGAGCTTCGGCGTTAAGGAGTGGTTCTACCGGAGGAAGCTGGGCGGGTCGTATCGCAGTGCTCCCGTGATGGTGGACGCGATCGAGCACGGCGGAGTTGCCGGGCAGCCGTATTGGAATATCAGTTTGCCTTCGATCAACTACGCCGGGCCGGCCTCCAGTCATCCAGGCCCCGGCGGGATCCCGACCGGCGGCAGCTTCCTTTTTGAAGATGGCCGCGTGGAGTGGATCAAATTCAACGGCAACACCAACAGCATTGCCCCAGCCGCACAAAGTGGCGTGGGGTTGTATTACTGCAAGCCGGTAAGGATCGGCAACGGGCCCTGGTAA
- a CDS encoding DUF1080 domain-containing protein: protein MKMFTVLVVVAAMLGSSGAALGALAKPFNGKDLTGWKPRPEGSTASQWKVGSAKPSSTNPKVLSVSPRGRELINDTTGHGKSLDLYSTDVFGDAVITLEVMVPKNSNSGIYVMGEYEVQVLDSFGKDANPGPGDMGAIYGAQPPKNPKYRKPGEWSKYEICWQAPRFDAAGRKTANAKFLKVTLNGNVIHQNVEMPNPTPGGVDGKEKARGPLMFQGNHGPVAYRNIRVRPLN, encoded by the coding sequence ATGAAAATGTTCACAGTGTTGGTTGTCGTCGCTGCCATGCTCGGTTCATCCGGTGCGGCACTCGGCGCCTTGGCAAAACCATTCAACGGCAAGGACCTGACCGGCTGGAAGCCGCGCCCAGAAGGATCGACCGCCAGTCAATGGAAAGTCGGGAGTGCGAAACCCTCCTCGACAAATCCGAAGGTGCTGAGCGTCAGCCCCCGTGGCCGCGAACTGATTAACGATACCACAGGGCATGGGAAGAGCCTGGACCTATACAGCACGGACGTGTTCGGCGATGCGGTTATCACGCTGGAGGTGATGGTGCCGAAGAACTCAAACAGCGGAATCTACGTGATGGGCGAATACGAGGTACAAGTGCTGGACAGCTTCGGCAAGGACGCCAATCCCGGCCCCGGCGACATGGGCGCGATCTACGGCGCGCAGCCGCCGAAGAATCCGAAGTACCGCAAGCCCGGAGAGTGGAGCAAGTACGAGATCTGCTGGCAGGCGCCACGGTTTGACGCGGCAGGCAGGAAGACAGCCAACGCGAAATTCCTCAAGGTCACACTGAACGGCAATGTCATCCATCAGAATGTGGAGATGCCAAACCCCACCCCGGGCGGCGTTGACGGGAAGGAAAAGGCCCGGGGCCCGCTCATGTTCCAGGGCAATCACGGGCCGGTTGCTTACCGCAATATTCGTGTTCGCCCGCTGAACTAA
- a CDS encoding GDSL-type esterase/lipase family protein, translating into MTTNLDASADLNLSRRSFLMASGALAGVAGVAGLAGCAHPQGAAADSPQPRQKPLTKDAVILFQGDSITDAGRERPQQDKPNSQSAMGNGYASIAATGLLLDHPRQNLQVYNRGISGNKVFELARRWDPDCVNLKPDLLSILIGVNDLWHTLNGAYQGTVEIYERDYRALLERTRRALPKVRLVVCEPFVLRCGAVTEKWFPQFDAYRASARNVAAAFDATFVPFQAMFDDLLAYAPPQYWAQDGVHPTPYGAAAMAHFWLGRVSRA; encoded by the coding sequence ATGACTACCAACTTGGACGCATCTGCTGATTTGAATCTCTCACGACGCAGTTTCTTGATGGCCTCAGGCGCGCTCGCCGGGGTTGCCGGCGTTGCCGGGTTGGCCGGCTGCGCCCATCCGCAAGGCGCGGCGGCCGATTCGCCCCAACCGAGGCAGAAGCCGTTGACCAAGGACGCGGTCATCTTGTTTCAAGGGGACTCCATCACGGATGCGGGCCGAGAGCGCCCGCAGCAAGACAAGCCCAATTCCCAGTCCGCCATGGGCAATGGCTATGCTTCGATCGCCGCCACCGGCCTTTTGCTCGATCATCCCAGGCAGAATCTTCAAGTCTACAATCGGGGCATCAGTGGCAACAAGGTGTTCGAATTGGCGCGGCGCTGGGACCCGGATTGTGTCAACCTGAAGCCCGACTTGCTCAGCATTCTCATCGGCGTGAACGACCTCTGGCACACGCTCAATGGCGCCTACCAGGGCACGGTGGAAATCTACGAGCGGGATTACCGCGCCCTGCTGGAACGGACTCGTCGGGCGCTGCCCAAAGTCCGGCTGGTGGTCTGCGAACCGTTCGTGCTGCGCTGCGGCGCCGTGACCGAGAAGTGGTTCCCGCAGTTCGATGCGTACCGGGCCAGCGCCAGGAACGTCGCCGCCGCCTTCGACGCGACATTTGTTCCCTTCCAGGCCATGTTCGATGATCTGCTCGCCTACGCCCCGCCCCAGTATTGGGCCCAAGATGGCGTGCACCCCACACCTTATGGCGCCGCCGCCATGGCCCATTTCTGGCTGGGGCGCGTCAGCCGGGCGTAA